CGAGCCCGACGCCCAGAAGGTGATCGCCTCGATCGCCGACGCTGAGGGCCGCGTGTTCCTGGTCTTCGCCCAGTCCCGCACCCGGTTCATCACCCCCGACGCCGACAACTTCGGCTTCGCCAAGTGGGTGGAGGCCAACGCCGAGGGGCTCGTTGCAGCGCTCGGCGAGGGCCGCCACTTCGGCGAGTGGTGGGGCCAGGGCATCCAGCGCGGCTACGGCCTGAAGGAGAAGTGCTTCAGCCTCTTCAACACGAGCCGCTGGAAGGACACCCAGTTCGAGGTCCCGGGCCTCTCGGCCGTGCCGGTGCTGTACTGGGGCCCGCAGAGCGAGGAGCGCATCAAGACCGCGCTCGCCGTCCTCGACGCGCACGGCTCGCCCGCCGCCGCCCGCCTGGGCTCGTTCAAGCAGCCCGCTGAGGGCAT
The window above is part of the Armatimonadia bacterium genome. Proteins encoded here:
- a CDS encoding RNA ligase family protein; this encodes MSAIEFVPWGKISRLNRDIVVTEKIDGTNAAILITPLDQVDHIQHHDGRHELFEPDAQKVIASIADAEGRVFLVFAQSRTRFITPDADNFGFAKWVEANAEGLVAALGEGRHFGEWWGQGIQRGYGLKEKCFSLFNTSRWKDTQFEVPGLSAVPVLYWGPQSEERIKTALAVLDAHGSPAAARLGSFKQPAEGIVIWHTAGRTFSKVTLLNDEIPKGLAG